A genomic region of Bradyrhizobium sp. ORS 278 contains the following coding sequences:
- a CDS encoding sensor histidine kinase, protein MSMTRLIEDIKQVWRGEQQPSLVWSCSFAAACLLIATAIRYGLAHLRPDVFFTPYMPAVFFATAMGGSGVGLATAILGAGLGLALDFNHGPVDGARLALMAMYLVVAGLVIWGVNHYRGLAAKQREIARRLIEEEQYRKLLVDELHHRLKNKTSTIHAVLHQVLHDQPQVWGRIDQRIRALATADDLIARADGQGCDLKDLLMSELGPYGHVRFELNGDSLFLPAKLAVSLALIFHELATNAGKYGAFASPRGFLQVSWTMQDDRLKLTWDEAEGPALGEIGKPGFGTKLLKAALSSFDGRTETTYLATGIHCTMQCRVPPS, encoded by the coding sequence ATGTCCATGACGCGACTCATCGAGGACATCAAGCAAGTCTGGCGCGGCGAGCAGCAGCCATCTCTGGTCTGGAGCTGCAGCTTCGCAGCCGCCTGCCTGCTCATCGCAACCGCAATCCGCTACGGCCTGGCTCACCTGCGGCCCGACGTGTTCTTCACGCCCTACATGCCCGCGGTGTTCTTCGCGACAGCGATGGGCGGCTCCGGCGTCGGCCTGGCGACGGCCATCCTTGGTGCGGGGCTGGGGCTCGCGCTCGACTTCAACCATGGCCCGGTCGATGGCGCGCGGCTGGCGCTGATGGCGATGTATCTCGTCGTGGCGGGGCTGGTGATCTGGGGCGTCAATCACTATCGCGGCCTGGCCGCCAAGCAGCGCGAGATCGCGCGGCGCCTGATCGAGGAGGAGCAGTATCGCAAGCTGCTGGTGGACGAGCTGCACCACCGGCTCAAGAACAAGACGTCCACCATCCACGCCGTTCTGCATCAGGTGCTGCATGACCAGCCGCAGGTCTGGGGCCGCATCGATCAGCGCATCCGAGCGCTCGCGACCGCCGACGATCTCATCGCGCGCGCCGACGGACAGGGCTGCGACCTCAAGGATCTCTTGATGTCGGAGCTCGGGCCTTACGGCCATGTGCGCTTCGAGCTCAACGGCGATTCGCTGTTCCTGCCGGCCAAGCTCGCGGTCAGCCTGGCGCTGATCTTCCACGAGCTGGCGACGAACGCGGGCAAATACGGCGCCTTCGCCTCGCCGCGCGGCTTCCTGCAGGTGTCGTGGACGATGCAGGACGACCGGCTCAAGCTGACCTGGGACGAGGCCGAAGGTCCGGCTCTCGGCGAGATCGGCAAGCCCGGTTTCGGCACCAAGCTGCTCAAGGCCGCGCTGTCGTCGTTCGATGGCAGGACCGAGACCACCTATCTCGCGACGGGTATTCACTGCACCATGCAGTGCCGCGTGCCACCAAGCTGA